From the genome of Thauera chlorobenzoica:
GGCGAACCGCTGAAAAACAAACGGAAATTCTAGCATGACGCGTCGAGGCAAGAACGTGGGAGAGGGGGCGGCGGCAGGAAATCCGGCCGCGGCGGGAGAAGCTGCGGTGCTGGGCTTCGAGGGCAGCCCCTTCCGCCTGCACCAGCCCTTTGCGCCCGCCGGCGACCAGCCCGAGGCGATCCGCCTGCTGTGCGAAGGGGTCGAAGACGGTCTGCTGTTCCAGACCCTGCTCGGCGTCACCGGCTCGGGCAAGACCTATACCATGGCCAACGTCATCGCCCGCATGGGGCGACCGGCGCTGGTGCTGGCGCCGAACAAGACCCTGGCGGCGCAGCTCTACGCCGAGTTCAAGGAGTTCCTGCCCGAGAACGCGGTCGAGTACTTCGTCAGCTATTACGACTACTACCAGCCCGAAGCCTACGTGCCCTCGCGCGACCTCTTCATCGAGAAGGACTCGTCGATCAACGAGCACATCGAGCAGATGCGGCTGTCGGCGACGAAGAGCCTGATGGAGCGCCGCGACGTCGTCATCGTCGCCACCGTGTCGTGCATCTACGGCATCGGCGACCCGGTCGACTATCACGCGATGATCCTGCACCTGCGCGAAGGCGAGCGCATGGCGCATCGCGACCTGATCCAGCGCCTGGTGGCGATGCAGTACACCCGCGCCGACATCGACTTTCGCCGCGGCACCTTCCGCGTGCGCGGCGACGTGATCGACGTCTTTCCGGCGGAAAACGCCGAACTCGCGGTGCGCATCGAGATGTTCGACGACGAGATCGAGCACCTGACCCTGTTCGATCCGCTAACCGGCCACCTCAAGCACAAGCTGGCGCGCTTCACCGTCTATCCGTCCAGTCACTACGTGACGCCGCGCGCCACCGTGCTGCAGGCGATCGAGGCGATCAAGGCGGAGCTGGCCGAGCGCGTGGCCCTGTTCCAGCGCGAGGGCAAGCTGGTGGAAGCGCAGCGCATCGAGCAGCGCACCCGCTTCGACCTCGAGATGTTGAACGAGATGGGCTTCTGCAAGGGCATCGAGAACTACTCGCGCCATCTCTCCGGGCGCGCGCCGGGCGAGCCGCCGCCGACCCTGATCGACTACCTGCCGGCCGATGCGCTGCTCTTCGTGGATGAGTCGCACGTCGCCATCGGCCAGGTCGGCGGCATGTACAAGGGCGACCGCTCGCGCAAGGAGAACCTGGTCGGTTACGGCTTTCGCCTGCCCTCGGCGCTCGACAACCGGCCGCTCAAATTCGACGAGTTCGAGCGCCTGATGCCGCAGACGATCTTCGTCTCCGCCACGCCGGCGGCCTACGAGGAGCAGCACCAGGGCCAGGTCGTGGAGCAGGTGGTGCGCCCGACCGGGCTCATCGACCCGGTGGTGGAGGTGCGCCCGGCGCTGACCCAGGTGGACGACCTGCTCGGCGAGATCAAGAAGCGCCTCACGGTGAACGAGCGCGTGCTGGTCACGGTGCTGACCAAGCGCATGGCCGAGGATCT
Proteins encoded in this window:
- the uvrB gene encoding excinuclease ABC subunit UvrB encodes the protein MTRRGKNVGEGAAAGNPAAAGEAAVLGFEGSPFRLHQPFAPAGDQPEAIRLLCEGVEDGLLFQTLLGVTGSGKTYTMANVIARMGRPALVLAPNKTLAAQLYAEFKEFLPENAVEYFVSYYDYYQPEAYVPSRDLFIEKDSSINEHIEQMRLSATKSLMERRDVVIVATVSCIYGIGDPVDYHAMILHLREGERMAHRDLIQRLVAMQYTRADIDFRRGTFRVRGDVIDVFPAENAELAVRIEMFDDEIEHLTLFDPLTGHLKHKLARFTVYPSSHYVTPRATVLQAIEAIKAELAERVALFQREGKLVEAQRIEQRTRFDLEMLNEMGFCKGIENYSRHLSGRAPGEPPPTLIDYLPADALLFVDESHVAIGQVGGMYKGDRSRKENLVGYGFRLPSALDNRPLKFDEFERLMPQTIFVSATPAAYEEQHQGQVVEQVVRPTGLIDPVVEVRPALTQVDDLLGEIKKRLTVNERVLVTVLTKRMAEDLTDYLADNGIRVRYLHSDIDTVERVEIIRDLRLGEFDVLVGINLLREGIDIPEVSLVAILDADKEGFLRSARSLIQTIGRAARHIHGTAILYADRITDSMKAAIGETERRRQKQVAFNTANGIVPKTVTKRIKDIIDGVYDADGARRDVARIAGKAADYALMDEKALAKAIKRLEKEMQEHARNLEFEKAAAARDELFKLRRRAFGADQHGSV